The window cagaccagcagattcccactgtttatccactgtttgtgttgatgcagtgtctggccagccactagtgtgttttggggactcagaccagcagattcccactgtttatccactgtttgtgttgatgcagtgtctggccagccacttgtgtgtatgtaggggactcagaccagcagattcccactgtttatccactgtttgtgttgatgcagtgtctggccagccacttgtgtgtatgtaggggactcagaccagcagattcccactgtttatccattgtttgtgttgatgcagtgtctggccagccacttgtgtgttttggggactcagaccagcagattcccactgtttatccactgtttgtgttgatgcagtgtttggccagccacttgtgtgtatgtaggtgaCTGAGAcaaatttatttactgttcagtgacccgtttgcaggcacaggggtgttgacgagctgggtgtgcaggagacagacaattagaaaggtttacagttcaaatgctacatgtatcttcaaaatacagataataagtagataaatattgaaattaatataaaataccattgtgtatttaacacttaaccaaacttaaccaacgtacacacacaaacgctaACTCCGACAGTACCCTAACTACCTTGCCATCCCGCAGGAGGCCACGTCGGAGGTGCCTGTGGTGGGGTCGCCAGTTCCGgagtacgaggtggaggaggaagaggaagaggaggacgaggaggaggcacggatgaggaagaagaaaagatcattagctgtagccctccctccagctgataAGGGGATATTAATGAGGCCTtcctacaggtgtgtctgtgtacctgtgtgtctctttccatctctccctctcatttttccagtttcccattattttctccaccctcttccagcctctcactgtcttttctcagcctctcccagcctctcacaacctctctctctctctctctctctctctctctctctctctctctctctctctctctctctctctctctctctctctctctctctctctctctctctctctctctctctctctctctctctctctctctctctctctctctctctctctctctctctctctctctctctctctctctctctctctctctctctctctctctctcttgcaggtacTCTCCCAGCTGTGTcacagctgatgatgatgatgatgatgatgatgccacgCCCACCCCCAGCCTGAGccaccctccacccaccccaGCCCTCACCAAGCCTCCTTCAGTacccctccacaccaccaccacaaccaccaccaccaccagcgacgCAACAGCCTCATCTACCTCAGCCGGCCCACCCCCTGGCCCGACCCCCTCCCTGACAGTGGCCCCCCCACGGcaggcaagaagaagaaggaggagaaagtatcAATAATCGTACAGATTCGCGACGAGGAATCCAGACTGAAACAGGCGCTGGGTTTAAAGAACATAATTTTCAACCCTTACGGTCCTGGCCTGGCCCCGATTGCCAAGCTGCTGGACACCCCTGAGGAGCTGAAGCGTTTTGAGCCCAAGGGCTGCACCAGGAAGGTCCGGCCGGAGGAGAACGAGGCTCGGCTGAACAGAAACAAAGAACGGCGTAGCAGGGACAGGCCGGAGAGGGTCGACAGAATGGACCGCCCCAGGGCAAAGGAGAGGGACAGACGCACGGACGCACAGGCCACGCAGGTCcgctccatccacccacccgtGCACAGAAATGCTGGTATCTCCACGTTGACAACTGGCCAGAGGAAGTAAGGACAGTACCTTGTGTCCCTGCCTCTGCTACCCCaccccctgccccgccccctgCCCCAGCCCCCCCGCACACAAGTCGGCCAAGTCCAAGTGGGACTCTGACACAGAAGATTAAGTGGACGGacagaagtgaggggagagagagaggaggaagagaaggaggagaggaaggaaaataaaaatataatcaagaatttggaggaagaggaagaccaggaggtacaggtgaaggaagaggaggaagaggaatagactATCccagagaagatgaaggaagaggaggaagaggaggaggaggaggaggaggaggaagagaaggaagagtgaggcaAAGGTCTTCCCCGATTGTTTGACCGAAGAATACGAAGCTTTCCTTATgatggtggatggaggaggaggaggaggaggaggaggaggaggagaagaaagaggaggaagaggaagaggaggaggaggaaggaagatgcaaGAGAGAGGTCACATCActatataaagaagaggaggaagactacatgaaaactgaagaagaggaggaggaaagaagaagaaagaggatgagagaggaggaggaggaagaggaagaggagaagaaagaacagaagaccctggagaagatgaagaagaagaggaagaagcaaatgaaggagaagaggaggcagaagaaacTGGAtaagaaggcaaagaagaagaggaaggagaaagagaggaagagggtcaagaggaggaggaagagcagtgaTAGTTCAgtacaaatggaggaggaggaggaggagagaagacttacaagagataagaggaagaggaaataagaatggACTGCAATAAgtggcagagaggaggaggaggaggacgataaacGCATCAcctcgaggaagaagaaggaggaggaggaggaggaagaggaagaggaacaagaagagggtAGAAGATTCAGCAGACACTCGGATAATGGTGAAAGCCCCTCTTATACTCCACCAAGAAGACTgcaagaacaggagaaggaagaggaagaagaggaggaggaagaggagccacTTTCCCCATTGGCTCGGTTGGGGTCGATAGCAAGGAGTCACCAAGGGAGTCATCGCCAAAACGGGGCAGAACCGGGGCATTCCGGGTCACCTCAGGGTCAGAGAGGAGCTACCCGGCCAGCGACACGTCTGGGTACTATGACCTGACCCCGGACTCCTCCAGCGGGGCATCCGGGGCAAAGACATTCAATTTAGAGGATATTCCGTACCCTaccagagagagtgagaggcacaGCCCCTCCAAcatgtccctctcctcctcctcctcctctgccccacccaccccgccccgcccccccaCCCCAGACACCCTGGATGCCATCCCCATTCCCCCACCCACCCTGGACCTCACCAACATCCCCAAGCCGCCcgtcaccttcaccatcaccccgCCATCCCCCATCCCCAGGCCCAAGAAGGACCCCCTGCCAAGACCCAAGCCCCCggtcccccttcctcccatggCAGCTGCCCCACTGCCCCCCTTATCCGTCCCCTTGCCCTGCCCCACGCCTGCCCACAGGGAGGAGTCCCTACCAGCCTCGCCGCCCCGGGAGGTGCCCCCCATCGGAGGGGCGCCGGTGTCCCCCGGGGGACATGacagcgacgacgacgacgagccCCCCGTCCTGCATCCCCCGGCCCCCGagccccgccccacccaccaccagccacaccaccatatagtgagttttgtttatgttaagAGATAATTTATTGGATTCCAGCCAGTTGACCACATGGATCAATTCAATATTCATTGAATGTTGAATGTAGTTCACTTAGGACCAGATACAAACAATAATATTCTCCAATTCATTTAAGAAATCTTTTAAATTAccactaggagagagagagagagagagagagagagagagagagagagagagagagagagagaatgttttagatattattattattattattattattattattattattattattattattattattattacatatttctctctctctctctctctctctctctctctctctctctctctctctctctctctctctctctctctctctctctctctctctctctctctctctctctctctctctctctctctctctcttccccccgccGCCGGGAGAGGCACGCCGCCCGCCCGTGAACAGGTGTGGTCACATTATTGTCATCATGATCAGGCCGCCGCGGGCCGTGGTGGCGTGGCGCCGCGGCCTTCACCCTGCTCATGACACACGATTCCGCGCCGCCGGCCAGGGACCTCAGCACCGCCTTGATTCGCGCTAACACTTTCCAGGCCTTGGCTTCCTGCGGCCTTCACCCTGCTCATGACACATGAATCCACGCCGGCCGGGACCTTACGCCTtcgatgtatgtacgtacgtatggtCAGCCGccaggcagtagtagtagtagtagtagtagtagtaatagtagtagtaatagtagtattagcaatattagtagtagtagtattagtagtagtagtagtagtagtagtagtagtagaagtagaagtagtagtagtagtattaatattaaTGGAATAAAGGTAATGTGTCAgtgacacttaaaaaaatatgcataaataaagaaaaaatctgtAACTTTCTTATTAATTGTGGTAGAATTATAAATGAAGTTTCATTTTAGGTGtacattttccaacatttcttaTCATGAAATCAGAAATATCCTATATCTGATAAATTTATAGATTGCATCTTCAGTCAGAGACGCTTTCCGGGCAAGAAAGGCATCATGCGACCATTCCCGTGGGAAAAAACcgttagcgctctctctctctctctctctctctctctctctctctctctctctctctctctctcttattcgtttttttccaaacttaataaaataacgataataataataatagtagtagcagtagtagtagtagtaatagtagtagtagcaatattattattattattattattattattattattattattattattattattattattattattattattattatagtactCCCGCAGCCCAGCCCGCCCCTACCACCACAGCCCGCACACCCTAGAGCGCCCCCCACATGCTGGCCTCTTCCCTGCTTCACGGCCAGGCCAGATGGCTACTCAGTGCGTGGCGTGGCGGCCTCAGGGCGTGGCAGCCGCCACACCCCCGAGGGCTCCCCGCCCCCAGACCACTGCCACGGCCCACACACCCCAGAGCGCCCTCCACATGCTGGCGGCTTCCCTGCTTCACCGCCAGGCCAGATGGCTACTCAGGGTGTGGCGGCTGCCACACCCCCGAGGGCTCCCCGCCCCCAGACCACTGCCAGTACCACAGCCCCGTGGTGCAGTACCACAGCAGCATCAGTCCTCCCTTCTCCCGCAGCCCCCCGTGGAGCCCCGAtggggggcgccgcgccagcccCACAGGGTGGCGCAGTCCAtgctaccagcaccaccaccaccaccactacactgcCCCACCCCGCGACCGCTGGAGCCCCCAGCGCTCCCCACGCCGTGTTACCGTGTTACCCGCTCTCTGTTACCCTCTCCCCGGGGCGCCGCTCATCACCCCCAGACCGCCGTGCCTCCCCGGAGCGGGGCCGCTCACCACCCAGCCGCTCCCCACGCTACTCCCCGCGCCATTCCCATTCCCGGGGGCTGAGGTCCCCCTGccgctccccctccccactgGGTGAGGTGTACCCCTACGAGCGGCGGGGCTGGGGCTGCGCAGCCAGGGAGTGGGaggctctcaccaccaccatcacagccccAAGGCAGAGCAGAGAAATAGGGAGGTTAGTAAGAGGAGATtctgttctttccctcccctctcccctcttccttactttgcctctgctaattacaTTAACTCAGGTGTACTAATGTCTATTTTCCCCACAGGTGTACAACGCTGTTATTttaacctcccctctcccaaatCTCCCCAAACTaatctcccctttttttttttttttttttttttttttttttttaatatatatatattgatgtaaTGAATTCCGATATAATCGTCTTAGGTAATCTCCCCaatgacacaaacaaacactgcccTTAACAGACTCCCCAAACTAACCTCCCCATCTCCTGCCTGAATTAACCTCCCCCAAAATACAAGACCCATATAATTAACCTTTCCAGTTACACTAAAACCGAACACAATCTTCCCATCTCCCCACCAGTCTGATCTCCCCACCTCCATATTCTGTTAAACAAATTTTCCCATCTCCCCATtctaataccaccactaccctccccccacctcccacaATCTCCCCAAAATGAATCTTCCCATCTCCTCTTACTAAtccctatttttctccctttccaaacgtcactctcacctccccatttccctctctcccctaaccTTCCCATTTCCCCATACCCTCAAAttaatctccccatctcctcatcTCACACCTTAAACTAAGCACACATTTTcccttcagtttccttctccTGACCTCCCCAGACTAATCTCCCCACCTTAacctccccatctgctgccctGATTCCCCCATTTCCATCATAACCTACCTTCCAGTCTCACTACACCCTTCTTTCCCCCAACCTCCCCATTTCGTCCCCACactaatctccccatctcccccaggGCAAGGGCTATGGGTACTCTCCCCCTGCGACAGTATTTGATGACGACCTCCGGATCATGAGCGAGGCAGAGATGTTCTCCATGGGGTTCCACAAGGGGGAGAACAGCGAgtctcccccaccccccgctccccctcccccaacacccTCGATGCCAAGTCTTTGGGTAAGTAAGGCAAGGGGTGATGAGCGAGTgaatggtgtgttttttggggtgtttgggggtgaagGGGATGGTAAGTTTGTTTATGGGGGTGGGAATGGGGTGGGAGAGGGTGTCACTGGAGCTCTGCATGTGTTAATGGGTGGTAATGGGGGTGTTTTGGCTGTTAATGGGCTGAGAATGGGGAAATTTCAAGAGATGGAAATGGGAGAGTGAAAAGTTTTGGGGAgttaaaaggagggagagaaaaagacgtgtttgtttgtttgtttgtttgaaagagagagagagaggggggaggaagaggagaaaagaacaagaatgagaatAATGGTAAGATAAAGAGATATTCcacgataaagaagaaaggaggaggaggagaaggaggaatggttTGGAGGTAAAACAATAACTTACCATTATATTACCTCCTAAAACaccccaccccccctctctctctctctctctctctctctctctctctctctctctctctctctctctctctctctctctctctctctctctctctctctctctctctctctctctctctctctccagaattccctgtgtgtgtgtgtgtgtgtgtgtgtgtgtgtgtgtgtgtgtgtgtgtgtgtgtgtgtgtgtgtgtgtgtgaattaattaaatgaaggaaggaaggaagaaaagattgaagaaaggaaggaagataagaaacgataaggaaggaaggaaggaaggaaaagaagatgaaaggaaagaaatagaaggaaaggaagaaagataaagaagaaataaaatttagagaaatacaaggaaaatgaatgaatgagagagagagagagagagagagagagagagagagagagagagagagaggctggctggctggcgtgaCTGACTCCATTCTAAacattgtaactctctctctctctctctctctctctctctctctctctctctctctctctctctctctctctctctctctctctctctctctctctctctcttgcaggtacTCTCCCA is drawn from Scylla paramamosain isolate STU-SP2022 unplaced genomic scaffold, ASM3559412v1 Contig98, whole genome shotgun sequence and contains these coding sequences:
- the LOC135099012 gene encoding uncharacterized protein LOC135099012, whose translation is MLQVLPQDASAPQPHSAMIVQAGNVIQEATSEVPVVGSPVPEYEVEEEEEEEDEEEARMRKKKRSLAVALPPADKGILMRPSYRPWLPAAFTLLMTHESTPAGTLRLRLLPQPSPPLPPQPAHPRAPPTCWPLPCFTARPDGYSVRGVAASGRGSRHTPEGSPPPDHCHGPHTPERPPHAGGFPASPPGQMATQGVAAATPPRAPRPQTTASTTAPWCSTTAASVLPSPAAPRGAPMGGAAPAPQGGAVHATSTTTTTTTLPHPATAGAPSAPHAVLPCYPLSVTLSPGRRSSPPDRRASPERGRSPPSRSPRYSPRHSHSRGLRSPCRSPSPLGEVYPYERRGWGCAAREWEALTTTITAPRQSREIGRARAMGTLPLRQYLMTTSGS